A portion of the Symphalangus syndactylus isolate Jambi chromosome 13, NHGRI_mSymSyn1-v2.1_pri, whole genome shotgun sequence genome contains these proteins:
- the LOC129460220 gene encoding putative zinc finger protein 726P1 isoform X1, with amino-acid sequence MLSHKTQHKSIYTREKSYKCKKCGKTLNWSSILTNNKKIHTEQKPYKCEECGKAFRQHSTVTTYKVIYAEEKLYKCEECGKAFCQSSTPARYKRMHRREKLYKCEECGNAFTQFSTLTKHNRIHTRGKHCKCEESGKAFICSSGLTEHRRVHTRQKPYKCEERGEAFIQFSTLTRHKRIHTGEKPNKCEVCGKPFSQNSNLTIHKIIHTEKKPCKYQECGNAFSQSLHLTTHKVIHTGERAYKYEEGGKAFLWFTTLTDHKRMHTGEKPYKCEEHDNWLLANNQSLLDIR; translated from the coding sequence ATGCTCTCACACAAAACCCAACATAAAAGCATTTATACTAGAGAGAAGTCctacaaatgtaaaaaatgtggaaaaacctTGAATTGGTCCTCAATCCTTACtaataataagaaaattcatactgaacagaaaccttacaaatgtgaagaatgtggcaaagcttttaggCAACACTCAACCGTTACTACATATAAAGTAATTTATGCTGAAGAAAAActttacaaatgtgaagaatgtggcaaagccttttgCCAGTCCTCAACCCCAGCTAGATATAAGAGGATGCACAGAAGAGAGAAactctacaaatgtgaagaatgtggcaatgCATTTACCCAGTTCTCAACCCTTACTAAACATAACAGAATTCATACTAGAGGGAAACATTGCAAGTGTGAAGAAAGTGGCAAAGCATTTATCTGTTCCTCAGGCCTTACTGAACATAGGAGAGTTCATACTagacagaaaccctacaaatgtgaagaacgTGGTGAAGCATTCATTCAATTCTCAACCCTAACTAGACATAAGAGGatacacactggagagaaacccaaCAAATGTGAAGTATGTGGCAAACCTTTTAGCCAAAACTCAAACCTTACtatacataagataattcatactgaaAAGAAACCCTGCAAATATCAAGAATGTGGCAATGCTTTTAGCCAGTCCCTACACCTTACTACACATAaggtaattcatactggagagagagCCTACAAATATGAAGAAGGTGGCAAAGCATTTCTATGGTTCACTACCCTAACTGATCATAAGAGGAtgcacactggagagaaaccctacaaatgtgaagaacatGACAATTGGCTTTTAGCCAATAATCAATCCTTACTAGACATacgataa